The Psychromonas sp. MME1 genome window below encodes:
- the mrcB gene encoding penicillin-binding protein 1B, which yields MSQKSRVTKKTTSSKKKVTAKGKTIKQTILHFIWSFLWKSSLALIAVMFLLGIYFDRKIERKFDGATWALPAQVYARPLHLQVGKELSPTLLISELKTLNYRPVEIVQSRGQFSVAGDQVTIYRRAFTFSDRPESAVKINIHFDVDKIVAIKDSKGREIQSIRLDPLLLTRLHSQQIEDRVFVPFEKIPDLFIDTLLLMEDRNYYHHQGVSPFAILRAFLVNFQAGRTVQGGSTLTQQLAKNVFLTQERSLWRKFQEAYIALLLDSKYSKDLLLEAYLNQVYLAQNGATGIYGIGLASDFYFARPINELRIEQIALLVAIIKGPSYYNPRRNPERALARRDLVLREMVDNNLISAADYQYAVADKLNLSDSGALNDRANPAFISLLYRELQGNVPSAVRNKSGLHIFTSIDPLSQLHAEYAVQNGIKRVAKKNQPDLQGAMVVSDREHAEIHAVVSGKDVKFSGFNRALDAIRPIGSLVKPVVYLTALEEGYGLDYILNDTAIVLKNSTGQRWQPKNYDRKFRGQVTLEYALVHSLNVPTVNLGMQVGLNNVIDNLHKMGVKEKILPYPSLVLGSVSLSPIQVAQMYQAITMQGVYEPLTIIRAIVSSDGELLYARKNKASRIFSKQAVDNLNQALHKVTSEGTARSLRWRNSGEVFAGKTGTTNDLNDSWFVGFDNDELVTTWVGKDNNDSAELTGSSGALVLFSDYMKQKNRH from the coding sequence ATGTCACAAAAAAGTCGTGTTACAAAGAAAACAACGAGCAGTAAAAAGAAAGTAACAGCTAAAGGGAAAACGATTAAGCAAACTATTTTGCATTTTATCTGGTCCTTTTTGTGGAAAAGTTCACTCGCTTTGATCGCGGTAATGTTTCTTTTAGGTATCTATTTTGATCGTAAAATTGAACGTAAATTTGATGGTGCAACATGGGCATTGCCAGCGCAAGTTTATGCTCGACCGTTACATTTGCAAGTCGGCAAGGAGTTATCGCCGACATTATTGATAAGTGAATTAAAAACACTCAACTATCGTCCTGTAGAAATAGTGCAAAGTCGAGGGCAGTTTTCAGTTGCAGGCGATCAGGTGACGATTTATCGTCGTGCTTTTACGTTTTCAGATAGACCAGAAAGCGCTGTTAAGATAAATATCCACTTTGATGTTGACAAAATAGTCGCGATTAAAGATAGCAAAGGGCGAGAAATACAATCAATTCGTCTCGACCCATTGCTCTTAACCCGTTTACACTCACAACAGATTGAAGATCGAGTATTTGTTCCCTTTGAAAAAATTCCAGATCTATTTATTGATACATTATTATTGATGGAAGATAGAAATTATTACCATCATCAAGGGGTTTCTCCCTTTGCAATTTTGCGTGCTTTTTTGGTTAATTTTCAAGCCGGGCGGACGGTTCAGGGAGGGAGTACGCTGACCCAGCAGTTAGCTAAAAATGTATTTTTAACACAAGAACGTAGCCTTTGGCGTAAATTTCAAGAAGCCTATATTGCTCTATTATTGGATAGTAAATATAGCAAAGACTTGCTTTTGGAAGCCTATTTAAATCAGGTTTACCTTGCTCAAAATGGCGCAACGGGGATTTACGGTATCGGGCTTGCCAGTGATTTTTATTTTGCTCGTCCGATCAATGAATTACGTATCGAACAGATTGCGTTGCTGGTGGCTATCATTAAAGGACCTTCCTATTATAATCCGCGTCGTAATCCCGAACGGGCGCTCGCGCGGCGAGATCTTGTGTTGCGTGAAATGGTCGATAATAATTTAATATCGGCTGCGGATTATCAATATGCCGTTGCAGACAAGCTTAATTTGAGCGATAGCGGTGCCCTTAATGACCGTGCAAATCCAGCTTTTATTAGTTTGTTGTATAGAGAGTTGCAGGGGAATGTGCCCTCAGCGGTTCGCAATAAAAGTGGTTTACATATTTTTACCTCTATTGATCCGCTTTCACAGTTGCATGCTGAGTATGCTGTACAAAATGGGATAAAGCGCGTTGCTAAAAAGAATCAGCCAGATCTGCAAGGTGCAATGGTCGTTAGTGATAGAGAACATGCAGAGATCCATGCTGTCGTATCGGGTAAAGATGTCAAGTTTAGTGGTTTTAATCGTGCTTTAGATGCCATTAGACCGATCGGTTCATTAGTGAAACCCGTTGTTTACTTGACCGCCCTAGAGGAGGGCTATGGATTAGATTATATTTTAAATGACACTGCTATTGTCCTTAAAAATTCAACTGGGCAGCGCTGGCAGCCGAAAAATTATGATCGTAAATTCCGTGGGCAAGTTACGCTTGAATATGCCTTAGTACATTCTTTAAATGTCCCAACGGTTAATTTAGGGATGCAGGTTGGATTAAACAATGTGATTGATAATCTCCATAAGATGGGGGTGAAAGAAAAAATATTACCTTATCCTTCCTTGGTATTAGGCAGTGTTTCGCTTTCGCCGATACAGGTTGCACAAATGTACCAAGCGATCACGATGCAGGGGGTGTATGAACCCTTAACAATTATTCGCGCCATTGTATCTAGCGATGGGGAGTTATTATATGCAAGAAAAAATAAAGCATCGCGGATATTTTCCAAGCAAGCCGTCGACAATTTAAATCAAGCATTACATAAAGTTACTAGCGAAGGAACTGCGCGCAGCTTGCGTTGGCGCAATTCTGGCGAGGTGTTTGCAGGTAAAACCGGCACAACAAATGACCTTAATGATAGCTGGTTTGTGGGCTTTGATAACGATGAGTTGGTCACGACCTGGGTGGGTAAAGATAATAATGACAGTGCAGAGCTAACAGGCAGCAGTGGCGCCTTGGTGCTTTTCTCTGATTATATGAAACAGAAAAATAGGCATTAA
- a CDS encoding SufE family protein, with translation MSSSLMSIEQLIDAFAENRGWDKQYRLIIQLGKQLPALHEDEKNDENQVKGCESLAWLVVEQQGEGYHFKMASDTRVVSGLMMILFILFEGKNAQQIKALDSDAVFQKLGLLHHLSPSRTNGLVAIVNKIKSL, from the coding sequence ATGAGCAGTTCATTAATGAGTATCGAGCAGTTGATCGACGCCTTTGCCGAAAATAGAGGCTGGGATAAACAGTATCGTTTAATTATTCAGCTAGGTAAGCAGTTGCCTGCCTTGCATGAAGATGAAAAGAACGATGAAAATCAAGTTAAGGGGTGTGAAAGTCTTGCGTGGTTAGTTGTCGAGCAGCAAGGTGAAGGCTATCATTTTAAAATGGCCAGTGATACGCGAGTGGTGAGTGGTTTAATGATGATCTTATTTATTCTCTTTGAGGGTAAAAATGCACAGCAAATTAAAGCGCTAGATAGTGATGCTGTTTTTCAAAAATTAGGGTTGTTACATCACCTCAGCCCTTCGCGAACCAATGGTCTCGTTGCTATTGTTAATAAAATAAAGAGCTTGTAA